The following proteins are encoded in a genomic region of Campylobacter showae CSUNSWCD:
- a CDS encoding AtpZ/AtpI family protein, whose protein sequence is MAKINLGDVVKGAEQLSLGVSIVVALAIGAGFGYWMMKETGWTWTLFAGIAVGIAAAGLNIKKAYDAQIKSLDELKDKGKFKPAKDDDEDDE, encoded by the coding sequence ATGGCGAAGATAAATTTAGGCGATGTCGTAAAGGGTGCCGAGCAGCTAAGTCTGGGCGTTTCTATCGTCGTGGCGCTTGCTATCGGAGCCGGGTTTGGCTACTGGATGATGAAGGAAACCGGCTGGACATGGACGCTGTTTGCAGGTATCGCAGTTGGTATCGCCGCAGCCGGCCTAAACATCAAAAAGGCCTACGACGCGCAGATAAAAAGCCTAGATGAACTAAAAGATAAAGGTAAATTTAAACCCGCGAAAGACGATGACGAGGACGATGAGTGA
- the hemL gene encoding glutamate-1-semialdehyde 2,1-aminomutase, whose product MTNKEAFGLAKKYIPGGVDSPVRAFGSVGGEPFVVDRGEGAYLVDIEGNRYLDFIQSWGPLIFGHCDPDIESAVIATAKKGLSFGAPSNLETRLAKLICDEFKNVEKVRFVSSGTEATMSAIRVARGFSGKDGLIKFEGCYHGHSDALLVKAGSGATTYGNASSGGVPADVVKNTYLARYNDIASVRAIFEANPGKIGALIIEPIAGNMGLVPADNEFLSELRRLCDENGAVLIFDEVMSGFRASRHGSFEFNGIEADLVTFGKVIGGGCPAAAFGGKAAIMDCLSPEGAVYQAGTLSGNPVAMAAGIASLSKIFADHDLYDRLNKLAVLFAHGLKSVATKHGIALQTTVRGSMFGFFFTASEVKNYDDALKSDVKLYAKFHAKMLKKGVYLAPSQFETGFICDAMSEEDIKFAIKAADESFAEIVAQTAGENEEMREVKARIADLEERLKEARKEREAIQERMKNSWGFA is encoded by the coding sequence ATGACTAACAAAGAAGCTTTTGGGCTAGCTAAAAAATATATCCCGGGCGGCGTGGATTCGCCCGTTCGCGCGTTTGGCAGCGTCGGCGGCGAGCCGTTTGTGGTGGACCGCGGCGAGGGCGCGTATCTAGTCGATATCGAGGGTAACCGCTATCTAGACTTCATCCAGAGCTGGGGACCGCTCATTTTCGGGCACTGCGATCCGGATATCGAGAGCGCGGTGATAGCGACGGCTAAAAAGGGACTAAGCTTTGGCGCTCCGTCAAATTTAGAAACAAGGCTAGCCAAACTAATCTGCGACGAGTTTAAAAACGTAGAAAAGGTACGCTTCGTAAGCTCCGGCACTGAGGCCACTATGAGCGCGATCCGCGTGGCGCGCGGTTTTAGCGGCAAAGATGGACTGATAAAATTTGAAGGTTGCTACCACGGACACAGCGATGCGCTTTTGGTAAAAGCAGGCAGTGGTGCTACGACCTACGGCAACGCTTCCAGCGGCGGAGTGCCGGCAGACGTGGTGAAAAACACATATCTAGCGCGCTACAACGATATAGCTAGCGTGAGGGCGATATTTGAGGCAAATCCTGGCAAAATCGGCGCGCTAATCATCGAGCCGATCGCGGGAAATATGGGTCTAGTGCCTGCTGATAACGAGTTTTTGAGCGAGCTTAGACGCCTTTGCGACGAAAACGGCGCAGTGCTGATTTTCGACGAGGTTATGAGCGGTTTTCGCGCGAGCAGGCACGGATCGTTCGAATTTAACGGCATAGAGGCTGATCTCGTGACCTTTGGTAAGGTTATCGGCGGAGGCTGCCCGGCGGCGGCGTTTGGCGGAAAGGCTGCTATCATGGACTGCCTAAGCCCCGAAGGTGCTGTGTATCAGGCGGGCACGCTAAGCGGCAATCCCGTAGCTATGGCCGCCGGCATCGCAAGCCTGAGTAAAATTTTTGCTGATCATGATCTTTATGACCGTCTAAACAAACTAGCCGTACTGTTTGCTCACGGGCTAAAAAGTGTCGCCACGAAGCACGGCATCGCTCTGCAAACGACGGTGCGAGGCTCGATGTTTGGCTTTTTCTTTACTGCAAGCGAGGTTAAAAACTATGACGACGCGCTAAAAAGCGACGTCAAGCTTTACGCCAAATTTCATGCCAAAATGCTTAAAAAGGGCGTCTATCTAGCACCTAGCCAGTTTGAGACGGGCTTTATCTGCGACGCGATGAGCGAAGAGGATATCAAATTTGCGATTAAGGCCGCGGACGAGAGCTTTGCCGAGATAGTCGCGCAGACGGCTGGCGAAAACGAAGAAATGCGCGAGGTAAAAGCAAGGATCGCCGATCTAGAAGAGCGCCTAAAAGAGGCCAGGAAAGAGCGTGAAGCGATACAAGAACGCATGAAAAACAGCTGGGGATTTGCCTAA
- a CDS encoding flagellar hook-length control protein FliK → MESVSNSVSSQIATQAAVSGALPKTGGPGGPSAGQTGQAGETKNLFKNQPTPAQNLDFEAADNAVKDLDKLVNKLLNELKSSPTQAKELAAQAKNLQLSPNLAKDMKSLAALAENEPDLKEFALKLKEFLKPVTDLKNAPLNEQIKNSGIMLEANLKDALNGKFNLPSAINKLFGDIKNLSNQQLLEQISALAKDDSLSTNESFARLDQILQNAKTAAKDTLASSPFKQLFETSDKLENAAKFMDKQASAMSGSGLSLNEKTLNNELNKISQLLANAGEKMQNLNSEKLSQNRGFALNFAELKNALKELTDELGALAGSQDKFNDFAQKIVRDGAEGSEGATLQDKLQNAARKLNFALQIADKAGFEAKNNLDEVGKLIKQQNIARAELGAVTPKSAEETAKVLQNDVKSALLNMQSKSPDASPVKDAASKLLAQIEMHQLASAVAGGVQTYLPYVWEGVDGGNIRFKQGKKQKHYAQIDLNFQNFGQINIMVALSENKYIDLAIATQKEEFKELILSGAKELKKAIGEQGLIVSNFSLKTMPKLRLSGVYGGLDKLDMGFDKKA, encoded by the coding sequence ATGGAATCAGTAAGTAACTCAGTAAGCTCACAAATCGCGACCCAGGCCGCAGTCAGCGGCGCTCTGCCTAAAACGGGCGGTCCTGGCGGCCCAAGTGCCGGACAGACGGGTCAGGCGGGCGAAACCAAAAATCTTTTTAAAAATCAGCCCACGCCTGCACAAAATTTGGACTTCGAGGCCGCAGATAACGCCGTAAAGGATCTCGATAAGCTCGTAAACAAGCTTTTAAACGAGCTAAAATCAAGCCCGACGCAGGCTAAAGAGCTGGCCGCACAGGCAAAAAATCTCCAGCTCTCGCCAAATCTCGCAAAAGATATGAAAAGTCTCGCGGCTCTTGCCGAAAACGAACCTGATCTAAAGGAATTCGCGCTTAAATTAAAAGAGTTTTTAAAGCCCGTTACCGATCTAAAAAACGCGCCGCTAAACGAGCAGATAAAAAACTCGGGCATCATGCTGGAGGCAAATTTAAAGGACGCGCTAAACGGTAAATTTAACCTACCTAGCGCGATAAATAAGCTATTTGGCGATATAAAAAATCTCTCAAATCAGCAGCTTTTGGAGCAAATTTCAGCTCTAGCTAAGGATGATAGCCTAAGCACGAACGAGAGCTTTGCGAGGCTTGATCAAATTTTACAAAATGCTAAAACTGCAGCCAAAGATACGCTGGCTAGCTCGCCTTTTAAACAGCTTTTTGAGACCTCTGACAAGCTAGAAAACGCGGCTAAATTTATGGATAAACAAGCAAGCGCCATGAGTGGCAGCGGGCTAAGCTTAAACGAAAAAACGCTAAACAACGAGCTAAATAAAATCTCGCAGCTGCTTGCAAATGCGGGCGAAAAAATGCAAAATTTAAACAGCGAAAAACTAAGTCAAAATAGGGGCTTTGCTCTAAATTTCGCCGAGCTAAAAAACGCGCTAAAAGAGCTAACTGACGAGCTTGGCGCGCTTGCTGGCTCGCAGGATAAATTTAACGACTTCGCGCAAAAAATCGTCCGAGACGGCGCAGAAGGAAGCGAGGGCGCGACACTGCAAGACAAGCTGCAAAATGCGGCTAGAAAGCTAAATTTTGCCTTGCAAATCGCCGATAAAGCGGGTTTTGAAGCAAAAAATAACCTCGATGAAGTTGGAAAGCTAATAAAGCAGCAAAACATCGCTCGCGCCGAACTTGGCGCCGTGACGCCAAAAAGCGCCGAAGAGACGGCAAAGGTGCTGCAAAACGACGTAAAAAGCGCGCTTTTAAATATGCAGTCAAAGTCCCCAGATGCTAGTCCTGTAAAAGACGCCGCCTCAAAACTGCTAGCCCAAATCGAGATGCATCAGCTAGCCTCCGCGGTCGCAGGCGGCGTGCAGACCTATCTGCCCTACGTCTGGGAAGGTGTAGATGGCGGAAATATCAGGTTTAAGCAGGGCAAAAAGCAAAAACACTACGCACAAATCGATCTGAATTTTCAAAATTTCGGCCAAATCAATATCATGGTGGCGCTTAGCGAAAATAAATACATCGACCTAGCAATCGCGACGCAAAAAGAGGAGTTTAAGGAGCTAATTTTAAGCGGCGCGAAGGAGCTAAAAAAGGCTATCGGCGAGCAGGGGCTGATAGTGTCAAATTTTAGCCTAAAAACTATGCCAAAGCTGCGTCTTAGCGGCGTTTACGGCGGTCTGGATAAGCTTGATATGGGCTTTGATAAAAAGGCGTAA
- a CDS encoding MFS transporter, with product MKNSSIITIRSMFALFVGMAFLFVGNGLIISSAGVELKKMGAGELETGFVIAVFFVGAMVATIFSHKIVSKVGHIRSFGIFASLFGIAAMFHDLSQNLYFWAFLRGCLGFCYYSILMIIESWLNARARNEVRSRVLAFYEITFYVCFGLGILVLSLNLSTSHVLLLSAAFILFSSIPLNLIRIKEPPIPEKKSVSIPRVFALVPLALITSIVAGILINGFFTMASVYILLQGYGAREVSFFMTVAMAGGFIAHSLIGGFSDKFGRRPAIMCCAGVSLFAAICFLALKPSIYAQYVLSFFLGSGAFCLYALSLARANDVLNLKQKNQGIEVGRAVLFSYSFGSLLSSVIMGASMQILGFDGFMWVYVALLAFLIAFCFTQKTVPLESRSDFEHSPGTMANS from the coding sequence ATGAAAAATAGCTCGATAATAACGATCAGATCGATGTTTGCACTATTTGTGGGGATGGCGTTTTTGTTTGTGGGAAACGGCCTCATCATCAGCTCGGCCGGCGTCGAACTAAAAAAAATGGGCGCAGGCGAGCTAGAGACGGGATTTGTTATCGCGGTATTTTTCGTTGGTGCTATGGTGGCTACGATATTTTCGCATAAAATCGTCTCAAAAGTCGGTCATATCAGGAGCTTTGGGATATTTGCGTCGCTTTTTGGTATCGCGGCGATGTTTCACGACCTTAGCCAAAATCTCTATTTTTGGGCTTTTTTGCGCGGATGTCTGGGTTTTTGCTACTACTCGATCTTGATGATAATCGAAAGCTGGCTCAACGCGCGCGCCAGAAACGAAGTTCGCTCGCGAGTATTGGCCTTTTACGAGATCACGTTTTACGTCTGCTTTGGGCTGGGCATCCTCGTGCTATCGCTAAATTTATCCACTTCTCACGTACTTTTGCTTAGCGCGGCGTTTATTTTGTTTTCGAGTATTCCTTTAAATTTGATCCGCATCAAAGAGCCGCCGATCCCCGAAAAAAAGAGCGTCTCGATCCCGAGAGTATTTGCGCTCGTGCCTTTGGCGCTCATCACCAGTATTGTCGCAGGCATCCTTATAAACGGCTTTTTTACGATGGCTAGCGTTTATATCCTGCTGCAAGGATACGGTGCGAGAGAGGTTTCGTTTTTTATGACCGTCGCGATGGCGGGCGGCTTTATCGCCCACTCTCTCATAGGTGGCTTTTCGGATAAATTCGGCCGCCGTCCCGCGATAATGTGCTGCGCGGGCGTGTCGCTATTTGCGGCTATTTGTTTTTTGGCGCTTAAGCCATCTATCTACGCGCAGTACGTTTTGTCGTTTTTTCTAGGCTCGGGCGCTTTTTGCCTCTATGCGCTGTCGCTCGCTCGCGCTAACGACGTTTTAAATTTAAAACAGAAAAATCAAGGCATCGAAGTGGGGCGCGCCGTACTTTTTAGCTACTCTTTTGGCTCACTTCTTTCGTCCGTGATAATGGGCGCTAGCATGCAAATTTTAGGCTTTGACGGCTTTATGTGGGTTTACGTGGCGTTGCTTGCGTTTCTCATCGCGTTTTGCTTCACGCAAAAAACCGTTCCGCTTGAAAGCAGAAGCGACTTTGAGCACAGCCCCGGCACGATGGCAAATAGCTAA
- the folD gene encoding bifunctional methylenetetrahydrofolate dehydrogenase/methenyltetrahydrofolate cyclohydrolase FolD produces the protein MTILDGKNVSAQVKERVKNEALNLKNQGIEPALAVILVGEDKASQTYVAAKEKACIACDIKSVMHRLPESTTQSELIALIDVLNLDDGIDGILVQLPLPKHIDTNKILETISPEKDVDGFAAINAGKLASGLDGFVPCTPLGIMEIFKAYDINLEGKNAVVIGRSNIVGKPMANLLLNANATVTVTHSKTRNLKEICADADILVAAIGRADFVTADMVKDGAVVIDVGINRMDDGKLKGDVKFDEVAPKCSFITPVPGGVGPMTIAMLLSNTIKSAKNRAKKA, from the coding sequence ATGACGATATTAGACGGCAAAAACGTAAGTGCGCAAGTAAAAGAAAGAGTAAAAAACGAAGCGTTAAATTTGAAAAATCAAGGCATAGAGCCTGCGCTTGCGGTGATACTAGTCGGCGAGGATAAAGCCAGCCAAACCTACGTCGCGGCAAAAGAAAAAGCCTGCATAGCCTGCGATATAAAAAGCGTTATGCACCGCTTGCCAGAGTCTACGACTCAAAGCGAGCTAATCGCGCTAATAGACGTGTTAAATTTAGACGACGGTATCGACGGCATCCTAGTTCAGCTGCCGCTACCAAAGCACATAGATACGAATAAAATTTTAGAAACCATTAGCCCTGAAAAAGACGTGGACGGCTTTGCCGCGATCAACGCCGGCAAACTAGCTAGCGGGCTTGACGGGTTCGTACCGTGCACGCCGCTAGGCATAATGGAAATTTTTAAAGCCTACGATATAAATTTAGAGGGCAAAAACGCCGTCGTAATCGGACGCAGCAACATAGTAGGCAAACCGATGGCAAATCTACTGCTAAACGCCAATGCGACCGTAACCGTGACGCATAGCAAAACGCGAAATTTAAAAGAAATTTGCGCGGACGCCGACATCCTAGTAGCCGCTATCGGCAGGGCCGATTTCGTAACGGCTGATATGGTAAAAGACGGCGCCGTCGTGATCGACGTAGGCATAAACCGTATGGACGACGGCAAGCTAAAAGGCGACGTCAAATTTGACGAGGTAGCGCCAAAATGCTCATTTATAACGCCCGTTCCAGGCGGCGTAGGTCCGATGACTATCGCGATGCTACTGTCAAACACCATAAAATCAGCCAAAAACCGCGCAAAAAAGGCATAA
- a CDS encoding c-type cytochrome, which produces MKIWLIFWLLYGAAFASDFITKNEYARMLYQNPRGIGCDKCHGSGGEGSLISKYRHFDKKTKQVIDDELRAPRINNLDFETFKEGVLSARSVMPSYFLTDEEINLLYEYVINFNKDKK; this is translated from the coding sequence ATGAAAATTTGGCTGATTTTTTGGTTGCTTTACGGTGCGGCGTTTGCGAGCGATTTTATCACGAAAAACGAATACGCAAGGATGCTCTATCAAAACCCGCGCGGCATCGGCTGCGACAAGTGTCACGGCAGCGGCGGCGAAGGCTCGCTCATATCAAAATATAGACATTTCGATAAAAAAACCAAGCAGGTCATCGACGACGAGCTAAGAGCGCCAAGGATAAACAATCTTGATTTTGAGACGTTTAAAGAGGGCGTGCTAAGCGCTAGAAGCGTGATGCCTAGCTACTTTCTAACCGACGAAGAGATAAATTTGCTTTACGAATACGTTATAAATTTCAATAAGGATAAAAAATGA